CATTCCGCCCGATAGCGCCTTCACGATCATCGACGACGCGGTCGCACTGCCCTCGACCGGCGATCCCGCGCGGCAGGTCACCCAGCCGGAGCCCGCCGCGGCATCGACCAACGGCGAGGTCGACCCCGCAACCGATTGGTACTGGGCCAAGATCCCGCTGATCATTCGTTCTGGCCACGAGATCACACTCTCGGCGGCCGAAACAACCCTCGTCATGGGCTGGGGCAGCGGCCCAACCAACCCGCGCTCATCGGTCAGTGCCAACTGCACCTCCGATGCCGAATGGCTGGTAATTCCAGGCGGATTCTGGGTCTCGCAACCCGGCTGTTACAACGTCGATGTGTCGGTTGACGGCGCAGCTGCACAGCGCGTCGAAATTGGGATCGGCGCACCATGCCAAGGACAGCAGCCGCCAGTCGCGGCCAACTGATCAGAGCTCGGCAAGTGCCGACATCGGGTTCTCGATGCAGTCGGCGACAAACCGCAGGAAGCCACCGGCAACCCCGCCGTCACATACCCGGTGATCGAACGCGATCGTGAGCTGGCTGATCCGGCGTACGACGATCTCGCCGTCGACCACCCACGGGCGCTCGATAATCCGACCCATACCGAGGATCGCCGCCTCTGGGTGGTTGATGATCGCGGCCGAGCCGTCGACGCCGAAGACCCCGTAGTTGTTGACCGTGAACGTGCCGCCGGACATCTCGGCCGGCGTGAGCTCTCCGGCACGGGCTCGTTCAGTGCGCTCCCCCATCGCAGCCGACAGCTCGCGCAGCGACATCCGCTCCGCTCCAGCGACGACGGGTACGACGAGCCCGCGGTCGGTCTGAGCGGCGAAGCCCAGACCGATCGCCGAGTGCTGCACAATCTCATCGCCCTCAACGCGGGAGTTGAGCTGCGGATACCGACGCAAACCGGCGACGGCAAACCGCGACAGCATCGCCAGCACGCTCACCGGTCGCTCTGGCGAATGGATCGCCCGACGTGCTTCCATCAACCCCGTGGCATCGACGTCGACCCAGACGGTTGCTTCTGGGATCTCCCTGCGGGACTGGGAAAACTTGTCGGCTGCGAACTTGCGAGCGCCGGTCAGCTTGATCCGCTGCACGCCTGGATCGCCTGCGTTCGTAGCAGCCGCCGAGGGCTCGGCGGAGTGCCGCTGCGCGATCGCTCGCTCGACGTCCGCCCGACGGATGACGTCGCCGTCGGCGGGTGCCAGCTCAGCGAGGTCGACGCCGGCATCGCGTGCGAGGCGGCGTACGACGGGCGAGATCACGCCAGGACGCAGGGCGGTGACGCTCGCCGCGGCCGGGTCTGGGACGGGTGCCTCAGCAGGAGCGACGGTCTCGCTTGAACTCAACACCGAGGCACGGTGACGCCGCCGGCGACGCGGTCCCTCTTCGGGCGTGCCGTAGCCGATCAGCACGTTGCCGCTGCCGCTCGACGCGGCGCCGTTGCCGCTCGCATGCGCACCGGCGGTCACCACGCCGGGCTCGCGGAAGCCCTCGGCGCCGACGGTCTCGATCGTGATGAGGGGCGCGCCCACGGCGAGGGTCTCGCCCTCGGCGCAATGCAGCTCGCGGACGATCCCGGCAAACGGGACCGGCACCTCGACCGCGGCCTTGGCGGTCTCCACCTCGACGACCATCTGGTCGAGCGTGACCTCGTCGCCGACCTTCACGAACCACTGCAGCACCTGCGCCTCGGCGAGGCCTTCACCGAGATCGGGCAGCATGAACACGCCCATCAGTAGGCCCCCTGCTCGCTCACCGGCTGGTCGTCCCACTGCAGCCGGTCGACCGCGTCGAGGATCCGGTCGACGCTGGGCAGGTGGTGTTCCTCAAGTTTCGGTGGCGGATAAGGGATATCCCAGCCGGTGACACGCAAGATCGGCGCGTGCAGATGATGGAAGCACTGCTCGGTCACCCGAGCAACGACCTCGGCGCCGTACCCGCCGAACCGCGATGCCTCGTGCACGACGACCGCGCGACCAGTACGCCGCACAGACTCGGCCACAGTCGCATCGTCAAACGGTGACAGCGTGCGCAGGTCGATGACCTCCAGTGAGCGCCCCTCGTCCTCGGCGGCATTCGCCGCGTCGAGCGCGGTGGCCACCGTCCCGCCGTAGGTAAGGATCGTGACGTCGTCACCGGCGCGGCGTACGACGGCCTGAGCCATATCGCCCGCGGACTCACCGACGGCACCCTTGCTCCAGTAGCGGCGCTTCGGCTCCAGGAACACGATGGGGTCGGGAGCCGAGATCGCCTGGCGCAGCAGGTGATATGCGTCGTTGGCATCACTCGGCGTGATCACCTTCAGTCCCGGCGTGTGGGTGTAGTAGGCCTCGGATGAGTCGCAGTGGTGCTCGACACCGCCGATGCCGCCGCCATACGGGATCCGGATGACCATCGGCAGTGACACGGCGCCGCGGGTGCGGTTGCGCAGCTTTGCGACGTGGCTGGTGATCTGCTCGAAGGCCGGGTAGGCAAACGCGTCGAACTGCATTTCCACGACCGGGCGCATGCCGTTCATTGCCATGCCGATCGCAGTGCCGACAATGCCGGACTCGGCGAGCGGGGTGTCAAAGACCCGCTGTTCGCCGAAGCGCTCGGTCAGCCCGTCAGTGATGCGGAAGACACCGCCCAGCGGCCCGACATCCTCACCGAACACCAGCACCGACTCGTCGGACTCCAACGAGTCAGCAAGCGCCCGGTTCAGGGCGCCGGCCATCGTCAGCTCTTCGGTAGCGGTGGTCACGAGGCAAGCTCCTCGCGCAACATTGCCTGCTGAGCAGCCAATGCCGGCGTCATCTCGGCGTACACATGCTCGAAGATCGTGCTGGGGTCGAGCTCGTCGTCGGCGTTCAACGCGTCACGAGTTGTCGCGGCCAGCTCCTCCCCTGCCGCCGTAAAACTCGCGGCGAGCGGGTCGTCGAGTACGCCGCGATCGGTCAGATAGACCCGCAGCCGTTCGATCGGGTCGCGCGCGAGCCACTGCGTGACCTCGTCGGACTGGCGATAGCGCGTCGCGTCGTCGGCGTTGGTGTGCGCTTCCATGCGGTAGGTCATCGCCTCGATCAGGCTGGGTCCGTTGCCCTCGAGTGCGTGATCCATCGCCTGGGTGATCGCGTCGTACACCGCGGCGACGTCGTTGCCATCGACCTTGGCCGACCGTACGCCGTACCCGATGCCCTTGAAGGCCAGCGACGGTGCGGCGGTCTGCTTCGAGAGCGGAACGCTGATCGCGTAGCCGTTGTTCTGGACGAGGAAGATCACCGGGACCCGCCACACAGCGGCAAAGTTGAGTGCCTCGTGGGTGTCGCCCTCGCTCGTCGCACCATCGCCGAGCAGCACCAGCGCGACCGCGTCGTCGCCCTTGAGGCGAGCCGCGTGTGCGAGGCCAACGGCGTGCAGCGTGTTGGTCGCCAGCGGCGTGCACTGGGCGCCGCAGTTGTACTCATACGGGTCGTAGCCAGAGTGCCAGCCGCCGGAGAGCAACGTGAGCACCTCAGGCGCGGGTACGCCGCGGCTGACCAGGGCGACGCTGTCGCGGTACGTCGGAAACAGCCAGTCCTGCTCACGAAGCGCCAACGCAGCGGCGACCTGGCACGCCTCCTGGCCACGAGAGGAGGGGTAGACGGCGAGGCGACCCTGCTTGGTCAGCGCGGTGGCCTGGGCATCGAAGCGGCGACCGACCACCATCGCGCGGTAGAGCTCAAGGAGCGTCTGCTCGTCGGGCAGTTTGAGATCGCCACCGGTGACGGGGTGGCCGTCAGCGTCGATCAGCTGCAGCGCCTGCTCGGTGGGCAGTAGGTCGCGGGGGTCTGCGGTCGGGGTCATAGCCGAGCCTCCTGGGCAGCCGGGATGGCACACGAGTGTTCCCGACAGTCTGGTCAGGTGCAGGACAATGGTCCATGATTGATGGCGAACTGCCGACATCTGGCAATCGAATCAGCGAAAGTCGCACATCATGTCCGAGATACTCACGCGAAAATTGCCCGATCCCGGACAGACGTCCGGCATCGATGAGACCGACCGGCGCATCCTCGACGTACTGCGCGAAGACGGGCGGATCTCCGTGCGCGCGCTCGCCGATCGTCTGCACATCTCGCGCGCGTCGGCGTACGACCGGATCGACCGCATGCGCGAGCGCGGCGTGATCTCCGGCTTCACCGCCGTGATCGACCCGGAGCGCTACGGCTACGGACTCGCGGCGTACATCTACCTGAAGATCAAGCAGCACTCGTGGAAGTCAGTACGCCGGCAGGTGCACGCGATCCCCGAAGTCGTGCACGGCTCGCTGGTCAGCGGCGACTCCGACCTGGTGCTGTTTGTGCGCACCGAGGACGCCAACGCACTGCGCGAGCTCGTGCTGAACAAGCTGCACTCGATCAGCGAGGTCATCGGCACCCAGACCGTGCTGGTGCTCGACGAGCTGCCCCACCCCTCCGAAGGCCTGTGAAATGAGAGATCAGCCCCAGACCGTGGCGTCGGGCGCGACGAGAAAGCACTCGATATCACTTGCGAGCAGTTCGTCTGCGGCCGTCGTGCTGCACCCCACATAGCTCGCCTCCAGGTCGACGTCACTGATCACGATCCAGGAGCGATCTACCGGCCACCACATCCCGGGCCCGAGGCCCTGGTTGACCGGCCCATCAACGAAGCCGACGGCAGCCATCGCAAGCGGCGCTTGGAGCAGATACCAACCTCTACTACCAATGCTCACGTGCGCTCCGGCTGACATTGCCGGCGTCCGCGCACCCCAACCATCCCAGGTCGCGAAAACAGTGCTCGTCTGCAGGTCACCCCCACCCAACACTTCGATGAGCGGTACGATGACCCCTGTGGGCAGATGGCCAGGGTCGGGTCCTGAAAGTCTGACCTCACTCGTCTCGATCGGCAGCCTCTTCGTGACCTCGCTGGGGAGTTCGGCCACTCGCCGCGACGGTCGTGGCACGTCCGCGAGGTCGAGGCCTGCCCTCGCCGCCACATCCGACCATCGCACCGACGCGCGCGCCTGTGCCCAGATCGGATGTGGGATCACCAGATACTTCTCGAAAACCCGAGGTACGAGGGAGTCCACCGTCCCGACTTCCGCCACCCGGCCACGTCGAATCCAGTCGGCGGCCTGATAGTCAGGAAGTGGTGCGAACTTCATCAAAGCGCGGGTGGCGGTCCGCACGCAAAGCCTTGCGCGAAAGTGTCAGATTCAACGTCGAAATCCAGCGACTGTGGCTCGAATCCCGGCGGCATCTGCACATGCCCTAGAGCGCGGCCCTGCCACTGATCTGTTGGTTGGTTGAAGCGGCATTCCTGCGCCGCCGTCCCGGTCACGTTGTTCTTGTCGTATGCGTGGGTCGGGTTCCAATAAAGCGACCACAAATTGTTTCGCGCGATGTCTACAGAACTATACATCCAAGGAACGTTGCCGTTGTTGTATCCCGAACACTTCATCGTCGCGTGCACGTTCCACCGGTGCTGGAAACCTGGAGTTCCGGATTGGTGCGGATTGTCGATCTGAAAGTTGCAGGTTATCTCGTTGACGACGGTCACTGCTTCCGCCTTGGAGTAGTTCTCTGTCATGGCCGATGACGCGGACACCTGGATGCCTCCCTCGCTCCGTGACACCGCCGCTTCGCTGCCGTTCACAGAAGCCGTCCCCACACCATTCCCACCCGGCTTCGCAGGCCATGAGTCTTGGGCGCTAGCCGTGCCCGCCGGCGTAGCTAGCGATATCAGCGTCACAGCAGCGAGTACAGATCGTCTCATGTATTGCACGTGCATTCCTCCCGAACAGAAACGGTTGCTACGCGAACTTCGCCTTCAGCGCCTCGATGCGATCGTGCAGCTTCTCTTTGCGCTCCTCGCGCTTCTGCTTGCGCAGCTCCTCGGCCGCCGCGTCGGCTGCTGCCTCGGCGGCGGCGTCCTGCGCCTCCAGCTCGGAGACGACCTCCTCGAGCGGACGGCGGGTGACCGTGCCGCCCATGCTGGCGACGTACTCGTCCAGTGCCGCAGTCGACGGCTCGTCGGTCTCGGCAACGATCGCGTTGTGGCCCGGCGGCACCTGCCGACTGAGCTCGGCGAGCGCGGCGTCCTGATCACCGGCGCGTGCCGCATCGACAAGCGAACCGGCCGCGGCGCCAACGCCCCAGCCGAGCAGCACACCCAGCGGCCCGCCGAGTACGCCGATCACCATGCCGATCAGGCTGCCACCGGCGGTGCCCGCCGCGAACCGCGAGTCGGCGTGGTCCTCGACGGTCAGCCGGCCGTCCTTCCCGCGCTCCACCACAGCTGCGGCCACCACGTCAGAGCCAGCGTCGCCCAGTTTTGTCATTGCCTCGAACGTCTTTGCGTTGTCCGGAAAAGTAATGAGCACGGCGTACTTCGTGTCGTCGGCCATGAGAGTCCCCTTCTCGATCCCACCTGGTGCGCCCACTATTGCGCGGTGACCCATCCAGGGCAACCACCGTTGAACGGTCAATATCTCCAGGTCAGAAGGCGATCAGAGCGAGAGCTGGTTGGGGTTGGTGTCGGCGTCCGGGTTCAGCCGCATCAGCCGCGCGCCGTTGTCCCACAGCACCTTGCGTAGCCACTCGTCACCGAAGCCCAGGCGATCGAGCGCCTCCAGCTGATGGGCATACGGATAGGGAATGTTCGGGAAGTCGCTGCCCAGCACGACCTTGTCGCCGAGCTCGGCCAACCGCCAGAGATAGGCATCCGGCAGCGGAGAGAACTCGTTGGTGAAGTCGGTCCCGGCCATCGTGGTGTCGAGGTGCACGTTGTCGTAGTCGAATGCGAGATCGGCGAAGGCGTCGTACTCGCTCATTCCGAGGTGCGCGATCACCAGCGTGAGCTTGGGGAACTTCTCCAGCAGCGCGCGGACCGGCTTCGGCCCGGTGAACTCCCCCGGCCGCGGCGCCGATCCGGCGTGCAGTATGACGGGAGCGCCGGCCTCCTCGATCTGCGCCCACGCCGGGTCGAGCCGCTCGTCGTTGGGCGCGAAGACACCGACCTGCACGTGCATCTTGAACAGCCACGCACCCCGCGCTAACGCCTGGCGCACGTAACGCTCGACATCGTCCTCTGGATATAGCGTCGCACTGTGCACCGCATCCGGCACCCGCGCGGCAAAGTCCGCGCACCAGATGTTGAGCCATTCGGCCATGCCCGGCTTGTGCGGGTAGGCCAGTGAAGGGATGCCGCGTACGCCGAACGTGCGCAGCAGGTGCAGCCGCTGGTCCTCGGCGAGCCGGTAGTGCACCGGCCACGCGCGCCCGTAGTTTTGCTCGGCGTTATCGAAGTACGCCCACACCTTGGCGAGCATGCTCTCAGGCAGGAAGTGCACGTGGATGTCGGCGAGTCCGGGCAGTCCTAGCCGCTTCCAGTAGGCAGGGATCGCGCCGTCGCTCTTCGGGGGCTCGCTCATTCAGCCCAGCCTAGTAAGCCGGTGAGACGCCATTGCAGCCAGATCAGCGGCCCTTGACCCGGCGGCCCATCTCGTTGCGGATCTCGCGTTGGGCGTCGCGCTTGGCGATGTCCTGGCGCTTGTCCCATTCTTTCTTGCCCTTGCCGATGCCGATCTCGACCTTGACCTTGCCGTCTTTGAAATACAGCGACAGCGGCACCAGCGCGAAGCCGCCCTCGTGGATCCGCTGGGCGATCTTGTCGATCTCCTTCGCGTGCAACAGCAGCTTGCGGGTACGCCGCGGCAGGTGGTTGGTCCACGACCCCTGCGTGTACTCCGGGATGTGGAGCTGGTGCAGGAAAACCTCGCCGTGCTCGACCATCCCGAAGGCATCGCCGATGTTGGCGCGCCCCGCCCGCAGCGACTTGACCTCGGTACCCTGCAGCGCGATGCCAGCCTCGTAGGTATCGAGGATGTCGTAGTCGTGGCGGGCGCGACGGTTTGTCGCGATGACCTTCTGGCCCGACTCTTTTGGCATAACGCTCCTTCGGCATCCAAACCCGGTGTGACCCAACTAGAGTGCCTCGACCCCGGATATAACCGGGGTCGAGGCACACTCGCCGGGTCAGCCACGCATCACGCGTCGGGCCGCTCGACCATCGACGTACGGACATCGAGTATCGCGCAGTGGCGCAACCTGGTTACTGGCGGACGTAGAGGCGCAGCGTGATCCAGGCGGTGACGGCGGCAAGCAGCGCGCCGGTGCCGGCGATCAGCGGGGCGACGGCCCAGATGTCGCTGGCCGCGATGGCCGGGATCGTCCCGCTCTCCACCAGGCTGGCGAAGGCTCCTTCGAACAGGAACCGCTTCAGCAAGAACAAGCCGCCGATCGCGAGCCCGGCGCCCAACAGCCCGGCGACCGCCGCCTCGATGACGAACGGCACCTGGGTGTACCAGCGCGATGCGCCGACCAGACGCATGATGCCGGTCTCGGTCCGCCTGGTGAAGGCGGCTAGCTGCACGGTGTTGGATATCAGCAGCAGCGCCGCGACCGCGCCTGCCACCGCAATCGCGATGGTCGCGTTTCTCATGCCGTTGAGCACAGAGAACAACCGGTCGAGTACGTCGCCGTCGTCGCGGACTTGGTCGACCCCCGGATCGAGCGCTCCGGAGTCGTTGGTGAACGCCTGCTCGATCACCTCGTAGCGCTCTGGGTTGACCAGGGTGACGCGGTACGACGCGGGGATCGCTTCCTTCGGGGTGTTCTCCACGAGGTCCTGCTGGGCCTCAAACTGCTTCTGGAACCGCTCGTAGGCCTGGTCCTTGGACTCGTAGAAGTAGTCCTGGACCTCGTCCTTGGAGGTGAGGTCATCGAGCTTGGCCTCGATCGCGGCCCGATCTGCGTCGGTCGCGTCCTCCCTGATGAAGATCGAGACCTGCACCTTGTCGTAGTAGATCTCTTTCATCGTGTTGATCTGGCGGGCGATCAGCAGGCCGGTCCCCAGCAGGCCGAGCGAGATCGCCGTCGTCAGAATCATCGCGATCGTCATCGTCATGTTGCGACGCAGACCGATCGCGACTTCAGACAGAATGAACTTCAGGCGCATGGGATCCTCATGGTCGGTGGTGCCGGCTACCCGTGCTGGTAGCCGGCGTGAGATGGCTCGGGGGCTTAGCGGCCTACGCCGTACACGCCGCGGCTCTGGTCACGCATCAGCTGGCCGTTGTCCAGCTCGATCACGCGCCGGCGCATCGCGTCGACGATGTTGGAGTCGTGGGTGGCCATCAAGACGGTCGTGCCGGTGCGGTTGATCCGCTCCAGCAGCAGCATGATGTCCTGGCTGGTCTCCGGGTCGAGGTTTCCGGTCGGCTCGTCAGCCAGCAGCACCAGCGGACGGTTGACGAACGCGCGGGCGATCGCCACGCGCTGCTGCTCGCCACCGGAGAGCTCATGCGGCATGCGGTCAGCCTTGCCCTCGAGCCCGACCAGGTCCAGCACCTCGGGCACGACCTTCTTGATCGTGTTCTTGGGCTTGTTGATCACCTGCAGCGCAAACGCGATGTTCTCGTAGACGGACTTGTTCTTGAGCAGGCGGAAGTCCTGGAAGACACAGCCCATCGTGCGGCGCAGCTTGGGCACCTGCCACTTGCTCATCCGGTTGAGGTGCTTGCCGGCGACGTGTACGTCGCCCTTGGAGGGCACCTCTTCGCGCAGCAGCAGCTGCAGGAACGTCGACTTGCCCGAACCGGACGGACCGATCAGGAAGACGAACTCTCCCTTGTCGATCTCGACGTTCACATCGTCGAGTGCAGGCCGGGTAGACGTCGAGTAGAACTTGCTGACGTTTTCAAGTCGAATCACAACGAAACATCGTAGCGCTGTCGTTATCAATTTGTAGTCAAGTGAGCGCTGTTCCACACAATCTGTGTGTTAGCGCACCGGGGTGGAGTACGCCGACCCGACCACGCGCAGGTGCACGTCGGTGCCGCCGAACATCACCTCGACCGCGAGTATCCGCTTGTAGAGGTGCCCGATCGCAAGCTCGTCGGTAGTGCCGATTCCCCCGTGGATCTGCACTGCCGATTCGCCGATCTCGCGCCCGAGCCGGCCGACCTGGGCCGCCAACACCGACACCTCAGTGGCGCTCGCTCGGCCGACCTCGGCGAGGGCAGCGGTGTAGAGCAGCGTGGCACGGGCCTTGGTGTATGCGAGCTTCATGTCGGCCATCCGGTGCGCGAGCACCTGGAAGCTCCCGATGGGTACGCCGAACTGCTGACGGGTGCTCGCGTAGTCGACGGTCTGGCGCAGCAGCGCCCCCATGCATCCGACGGCCTCGGCGGCCAGACCGATGACGGCGGTGCCGATGATGGAGTCGATCACCTCGCCGCGGGGGTCGGTCAGGATCAGCTCGGCCTGCGCCTGCTCGAAGCTCACCGCACCTGCCGCACGACCGTCGATGGTGCGGTATTCGCGAACCCGCACCTGCGACTGGTCGGTCCGGACGAGGAAGAGCGCGAGGTCGCCGGCCGGCGTACGCGCGGTGACCACGAACGCCTCAGCCTGCCCCGCGCCGAGCACCAGCTCCTTGGCGCCGCTGAGCGTGTAGCGGCCGCCGGACTCCGAGGCGACGAGCGTGACGTCGCGCGCTGCCGGGGTGCCGTGCCCTTCCTCGTGAGCGAAGGCGACAACTACATCTGCGGCAACTAGGCGCTCCAGCAGCGAGGCGAGCTCCGAGTGCTCGCCGCCGCTCTTCAGCGCAGCCTCTAGCGCGCCGCCCGCGAGCACCGTGGCGGCGTACGGCTCGATGCACAGGTGCTCGCCCAGGATCTCGCTCGCAGCGACCACGTCCACGACGCTGCCGCCGAGACCGCCGACGTGCTCGCTGAATGGCAATGCCACCAGTCCGAACTCGGCGAGCTGGCTCCAGACCTCACGCGACCACGGCGCGCCAGACCGCAGCAACTGCTGGCGTTTGTCGAACGCGTACTCCTTGTCCAGGTAGCGGGTGAGCGCGTCGCGCAGAGCCTGCTGTTCGCCGGTATAGGTGAGATCCATCGCGCTACCGCCTCCCCGGTGTGAGGCTGCGCGCGATCAGACCGCGCTGCACCTCGTTGGTTCCCGCATAGATCGTCGTGGCGCGACTGTTGAGGTAGTAGGGCATCGCGACGAGGTCGAGCTCAGACCCGAGCGGATCGACGCCGGAGGCCGGGTCGAGCGCGTCGAGCTGCAGCGGTACGCCGGCGATTCCGGCCACGCGGGTCATCAGGACCGTCACCTTCTGGGTCAGCTCGCTCAGCATCACCTTGTTCATCGACGGCATCGCCGGGTCAGCAGTCATCGGATGCTGGCTGAGGATGAGCATCTCCACATGGCCAAACGAGGCGATCTCTGCGGCCAGCTCACCGAGGTCGCGGGCAAACACCGGATCGTCGGCGAGTACGCCGCCCTGCGGTCCTGGTCGCTGAGCCGCCGCGTCCGCGATCTTCTCGAGATGGCGCTGCATGGTGGGCGCCTGCAGGGAGGCGCCCCGCTCGTAGGTGAGCAGGTGTTTGGAGATCGCCCAGCCGTCGTTCTCCTCCCCCACGCGACTGCTCTGCGGGACCCGCACGTCCTCGAAGAAGACTTCGCACTGCTCCTCTTCACCGGTGAGGTTGACGATCGGACGCACCTGCATGCCCGGGTAGTCCATCCGATCCAGCAGCAGGAAGGTGATCCCGGCCTGCTTCGGTCCGTCCGAGCTCGTGCGCACGAGCATGAACATGCGGTTGGCGCGGTGCGCGAGCGTGGTCCAAATCTTGCTGCCGTTGATGATGTAGTCATCGCCGTCGCGGACAGCGGTCGTGCGCAGCGAGGCGAGATCTGATCCCGACCCGGGCTCGGAGTAGCCCTGGGTCCAGTAGTCCTCACCGTTGAGAATCCCTGGCAGATAACGCTTCTTTTGTTCCTCGCTGCCCTTGTCGATGATCAGCGGTCCAATCATCTTCAGCCCATTGGGCAGCAGTGGCGGCAGGTCGCGGCGCTGGTACTCCTCGGCAAACACGAGCCGCTGCTCGATGCTCCAGCCGGTGCCGCCGTACTCGACCGGCCAGCCCGGAGCGGCCCAACCCTTGTCGGCGAGGATCCGCTGCCAGGCCATGACCTGATCGAAGGGCGGGAAGACGCTCGTCGTACGCCGACCGGTACGCCGGATCTCTTCGGTCGGTGCCTGATCGAGGAACGCGGCGACGTCGGCGCGGAACTGCTCCAGCTCGGGGTCGGCGGAGATGTCCACTAGCTGCCCTTCTTGGTGAACGCAGCAATCCGCTCCTGATAGTCCGGTCCGCGGCCGGGACTTTCCATGACCTCGTACTGCAGACCGGCATCGAGCTGGCCGCCGTCGGTCACGTCGATGAGCTGCTTGTTTGCCGCGTGCGAGAAGCCAGAGTTGGCAGCGATCTGCCGTCCGAGCTCGGCAATGTGATTCTCGAACTCGGCGGCAGGTACGGCGTACTCGGCAAGGCCGATGCGCACGGCCTCATCGGCGTCGAACATCGCGGCGGTAAACATCAACCGCTTGGCGGTGGCGGCGCCGACCCGGCGCGGCAGCCGCTGGCTCATGCCCCAGACCGGCGTGAGCGCCCACTTGGCGTGGGTGTCGCCGAAGCGCGCATCGTCTGCGGCCACGATGAAGTCGGCGGCGAGTGCGACCTCTAACGCGCCGGTGTAGCAGTGCCCATGCACCGCCGCGACGACCGGCTTGGGAAGCTTCTCGAGCATCCGCAGGGTCTCGCTGTGCCAACCACGTGAGGGGACCTCTTCGCCGGTGGCGATGTCGGCAAGGTCGTGACCAGCCGAGAAGCAGCGGCCCGCGCCGCGGACGATCACGCAGCTGACCGTGTCGTCCTCGCGAAGGTCCTGGATGTGCTGGCGCAGCTCGCGAAACATGCCGACGGTCAGGGCGTTCAGCTTGTCGGGCCGGTTCAGGGTCAGCGTCGTTACGCCGTCGTGGTCATCGCGCAGCACGAGCTGCCGGTCGTTCATGTCATTGCCTCCGCGGGATCGTCGCCGATTCTCCACATTGGCCGAACTTGACACTCGAGTCAAGTTCAGTGCACGAGCGGTGCGACGGGGCCGCGGAAGGTGCGGCGGTAGGCCGCCGGACTGAGTCCGGCATGGGTGCGCAGGTGGGCGCGCAGTGACGCCCCGGTGCCGAGTCCCGACTGCGCAGCGACGACCTCGACCGGAAGGTCAGTGCTTTCCAGAAGGTGCTGGGCGTGTGCGACGCGCTGGGTGATCA
The nucleotide sequence above comes from Epidermidibacterium keratini. Encoded proteins:
- the ftsE gene encoding cell division ATP-binding protein FtsE, whose translation is MIRLENVSKFYSTSTRPALDDVNVEIDKGEFVFLIGPSGSGKSTFLQLLLREEVPSKGDVHVAGKHLNRMSKWQVPKLRRTMGCVFQDFRLLKNKSVYENIAFALQVINKPKNTIKKVVPEVLDLVGLEGKADRMPHELSGGEQQRVAIARAFVNRPLVLLADEPTGNLDPETSQDIMLLLERINRTGTTVLMATHDSNIVDAMRRRVIELDNGQLMRDQSRGVYGVGR
- a CDS encoding acyl-CoA dehydrogenase family protein, producing MDLTYTGEQQALRDALTRYLDKEYAFDKRQQLLRSGAPWSREVWSQLAEFGLVALPFSEHVGGLGGSVVDVVAASEILGEHLCIEPYAATVLAGGALEAALKSGGEHSELASLLERLVAADVVVAFAHEEGHGTPAARDVTLVASESGGRYTLSGAKELVLGAGQAEAFVVTARTPAGDLALFLVRTDQSQVRVREYRTIDGRAAGAVSFEQAQAELILTDPRGEVIDSIIGTAVIGLAAEAVGCMGALLRQTVDYASTRQQFGVPIGSFQVLAHRMADMKLAYTKARATLLYTAALAEVGRASATEVSVLAAQVGRLGREIGESAVQIHGGIGTTDELAIGHLYKRILAVEVMFGGTDVHLRVVGSAYSTPVR
- a CDS encoding acyl-CoA dehydrogenase family protein, producing MDISADPELEQFRADVAAFLDQAPTEEIRRTGRRTTSVFPPFDQVMAWQRILADKGWAAPGWPVEYGGTGWSIEQRLVFAEEYQRRDLPPLLPNGLKMIGPLIIDKGSEEQKKRYLPGILNGEDYWTQGYSEPGSGSDLASLRTTAVRDGDDYIINGSKIWTTLAHRANRMFMLVRTSSDGPKQAGITFLLLDRMDYPGMQVRPIVNLTGEEEQCEVFFEDVRVPQSSRVGEENDGWAISKHLLTYERGASLQAPTMQRHLEKIADAAAQRPGPQGGVLADDPVFARDLGELAAEIASFGHVEMLILSQHPMTADPAMPSMNKVMLSELTQKVTVLMTRVAGIAGVPLQLDALDPASGVDPLGSELDLVAMPYYLNSRATTIYAGTNEVQRGLIARSLTPGRR
- a CDS encoding enoyl-CoA hydratase/isomerase family protein; the encoded protein is MNDRQLVLRDDHDGVTTLTLNRPDKLNALTVGMFRELRQHIQDLREDDTVSCVIVRGAGRCFSAGHDLADIATGEEVPSRGWHSETLRMLEKLPKPVVAAVHGHCYTGALEVALAADFIVAADDARFGDTHAKWALTPVWGMSQRLPRRVGAATAKRLMFTAAMFDADEAVRIGLAEYAVPAAEFENHIAELGRQIAANSGFSHAANKQLIDVTDGGQLDAGLQYEVMESPGRGPDYQERIAAFTKKGS